From the Lolium rigidum isolate FL_2022 chromosome 2, APGP_CSIRO_Lrig_0.1, whole genome shotgun sequence genome, one window contains:
- the LOC124686477 gene encoding cysteine-rich receptor-like protein kinase 41 has translation MDREPNMKRVMEHMLFDASAQPPDLFLSLLKYITNDFSDDQQTGRGRVSTVYKKLLGNGTVATKELNETLGILANKFNEEVGCLMKTKHKNNLQFLEYCCETQGIIVDHEGKFDKYTTGVSRILDRRNCYEIIEGICEGLDCLHVKRCILHLDLKPANILLDDTMAPKIADFGIPRWFMQRIYGTRIFWMKNNIQVRHIQFGCYNHRDTNRRLVV, from the exons ATGGATCGCGAGCCTAATATGAAGCGTGTCATGGAGCATATGTTGTTTGATGCAAGTGCACAACCGCCCGATTTGTTTTTATCCCTTCTGAAATACATAACGAATGATTTCTCCGATGATCAGCAAACTGGCAGGGGCCGGGTTTCCACTGTTTATAAG AAACTGCTTGGAAACGGGACTGTCGCCACAAAGGAGTTGAATGAAACACTTGGTATTCTTGCGAACAAATTCAACGAAGAGGTTGGCTGTTTAATGAAGACGAAGCATAAAAATAATTTGCAATTTCTAGAATATTGTTGTGAGACACAAGGGATAATTGTAGACCACGAGGGGAAGTTCGACAAGTATACCACTG GAGTATCTCGTATACTTGATCGGAGAAACTGTTATGAAATAATCGAGGGAATTTGTGAAGGTTTAGATTGTCTGCATGTGAAGCGGTGTATTCTCCACTTAGACCTTAAACCCGCAAATATACTCTTGGATGATACTATGGCACCGAAAATTGCGGATTTTGGTATCCCAAGATGGTTCATGCAGCGGATATATGGCACCCGAATTTTTTGGATGAAAAATAACATTCAAGTCAGACATATACAGTTTGGGTGTTATAATCATAGAGATACTAACAG GAGGTTGGTTGTCTAA